One window from the genome of Cryptomeria japonica chromosome 6, Sugi_1.0, whole genome shotgun sequence encodes:
- the LOC131856052 gene encoding uncharacterized protein LOC131856052, which produces MVDEEGMPMGFISEAMDRAKEAISHYYRGNTRKCEILWRIIDRRWTNQLHQPIHAFAYFLNPKFYFSDSFRAKEEVMEGVITCIDNMTPDPELRDKVLDELEIYKSAEGRLFSSQLAIDRRGKQQPDLWWENYGVGMPNLQKIAIRVLSQPCSAFGCE; this is translated from the exons ATGGTGGATGaagagggcatgccaatgggtttcatttctgaagccatggatagggccaaagaggccatttcacattactatcgtggaaatacaagaaaatgtgaaatcctttggcgcatcattgatcgtaggtggacaaaccaactccaccaaccgatacatgccttcgcctactttttgaacccgaaattctacttctctgattcatttagggctAAAGAGGAGGTCATGGAaggtgttattacatgcattgataacatgacacctgatcctgagttgagagacaaggttcttgatgagttggag atctacaaaagtgcagaggggagactcttctcatcacaactagcaattgataggagaggaaaacaacaaccag atttatggtgggagaattatggtgttggcatgcctaatcttcaaaagatagctatccgtgttttgtctcagccatgcagtgcttTTGGGTGTGAATGA
- the LOC131044223 gene encoding U11/U12 small nuclear ribonucleoprotein 35 kDa protein isoform X2, with the protein MTQKEYILDLWPIYRSIVYFAGDEQIWSSEEPPFVTGASRGYAFVEYETDSEMRYAYETAHHSVIDGSQVIVDYNRQQLMPGWIPRRLGGGLGGRKESGQLRFGGRERPFRAPLRPIPHDELKKLGIPLPPEGQYMRRFQIPPPPRRRSSDDYRHKQSAYRSTGLSHKGGDALDTSLMDAKLNRDKPTKHSASSVPVKDEQEEGGSSGAKDRRGYSGDICIEKGDREGSMHADNDEDDSKHRSNRRHRHRSDTKRHSTQRHERKKRDRSRSDTGRHSTQRHERKKRDRSRSDTERHSTQRHERKKRDRSSEHRRRSNPDQVDDNRWEQRCHEDDYSYHK; encoded by the exons TGACTGGTGCTTCTCGAGGCTATGCGTTTGTTGAATATGAAACTGATAGTGAGATGCGTTATGCCTATGAG ACTGCTCATCACAGTGTTATTGATGGGAGTCAAGTGATTGTTGACTACAATCGACAACAGCTGATGCCAGGTTGGATTCCACGCAGGCTAG GAGGAGGTTTGGGGGGACGAAAAGAATCAGGGCAGCTACGCTTTGGAGGACGAGAAAGACCATTCCGGGCTCCTTT GCGGCCTATTCCACATGATGAACTGAAGAAGCTTGGTATTCCACTTCCTCCAGAAGGTCAATACATGCGAAGGTTTCAG ATTCCACCACCACCCAGGCGCCGGAGCTCAGATGATTATCGTCATAAACAATCTGCATACAGGTCTACTGGACTTTCTCACAAAGGAGGGGATGCATTAGATACGTCCTTAATGGATGCTAAATTAAACCGAGATAAACCTACCAAGCATTCAGCCTCATCAGTTCCAGTAAAAGATGAACAAGAGGAAGGTGGTAGCTCAGGTGCAAAAGACCGAAGGGGATACTCTGGTGATATTTGCATAGAGAAAGGTGACAGGGAAGGTAGCATGCATGCAGATAATGATGAGGATGATTCTAAACATAGGAGTAACCGTCGTCACAGACATAGGAGTGACACCAAGAGGCATTCCACTCAACGTCATGAAAGAAAAAAGAGAGATAGAAGTAGGAGTGACACCGGGAGGCATTCCACTCAACGTCATGAAAGGAAAAAGAGAGATAGAAGTAGGAGTGACACCGAGAGGCATTCCACTCAACGTCATGAAAGGAAAAAGAGAGATAGAAGCTCTGAGCATCGAAGACGCTCAAATCCAGATCAGGTTGATGATAATAGATGGGAACAAAGGTGCCATGAAGATGACTATTCTTACCACAAATGA